Proteins from one Gibbsiella quercinecans genomic window:
- the ispF gene encoding 2-C-methyl-D-erythritol 2,4-cyclodiphosphate synthase, which yields MRIGHGFDVHKFGGEGPLVIGGVRIPYEHGLLAHSDGDVALHAATDALLGAAALGDIGKLFPDTDPAFKGADSRALLREAWKRIQAKGYRLGNLDITIIAQAPKMAPHIPQMRVFLSEDLGCHLDDVNVKATTTEKLGFTGRGEGIACEAVALLIKE from the coding sequence ATGCGTATTGGTCATGGTTTTGATGTGCATAAATTTGGCGGCGAAGGCCCGTTGGTGATCGGCGGTGTGCGCATCCCTTATGAACACGGCCTGCTGGCGCACTCCGACGGCGACGTTGCGTTGCATGCGGCCACCGATGCGTTGCTGGGTGCGGCGGCGTTAGGGGATATCGGCAAGCTGTTCCCGGATACCGATCCCGCGTTTAAAGGCGCAGACAGCCGCGCATTGTTGCGTGAGGCGTGGAAACGTATCCAGGCCAAAGGCTACCGGCTGGGCAACCTGGATATCACCATTATTGCCCAGGCGCCGAAGATGGCGCCGCATATTCCGCAGATGCGGGTTTTCCTGAGCGAAGATCTGGGCTGCCATCTCGACGACGTCAACGTGAAGGCGACCACCACCGAGAAGCTCGGTTTTACCGGGCGCGGCGAAGGCATTGCCTGTGAGGCGGTCGCCTTGTTGATCAAGGAGTAA
- the ispD gene encoding 2-C-methyl-D-erythritol 4-phosphate cytidylyltransferase: protein MNHSANAFPQVIAVLPAAGIGSRMQANCPKQYLTIGDKTILEHAIHALLRHPRIPQVIVAISPADRQFQQLPIAQDPRVRVVIGGELRAESVMAGLRLAGGAEWVLVHDAARPCLHHDDLDRLLAITEHSKIGGILAAPVRDTMKRAETGQCAISHTVERQDLWHALTPQLFPLELLKLCLQRALDEGAAVTDEASALEHCGYHPLLISGRSDNIKVTRPEDLALAAFYLTQLNR, encoded by the coding sequence ATGAATCACTCCGCAAATGCCTTTCCACAGGTGATTGCCGTGCTGCCTGCGGCGGGCATCGGTAGCCGCATGCAGGCGAATTGCCCGAAGCAATACCTTACCATTGGCGATAAAACCATTCTGGAACATGCGATCCACGCGCTGTTGCGCCATCCGCGCATCCCGCAGGTGATTGTCGCCATCAGCCCGGCCGATCGGCAGTTCCAACAGTTGCCGATTGCGCAGGATCCGCGTGTGCGCGTGGTCATCGGCGGCGAGCTGCGTGCGGAGTCCGTCATGGCCGGCCTGCGCCTGGCCGGCGGCGCCGAGTGGGTGCTGGTGCATGATGCCGCGCGCCCGTGCCTGCACCACGACGATCTCGATCGCCTGTTGGCGATCACCGAACACAGCAAGATTGGCGGTATTTTGGCGGCACCGGTGCGCGATACCATGAAGCGAGCGGAAACCGGGCAATGTGCGATTTCCCACACCGTCGAACGCCAGGATTTGTGGCATGCCCTCACGCCGCAGTTGTTCCCACTGGAACTGCTGAAACTTTGCCTGCAGCGTGCGCTGGATGAGGGCGCGGCGGTGACCGATGAAGCCTCGGCATTGGAGCATTGCGGTTATCATCCGCTGTTGATCTCGGGGCGTTCAGATAATATTAAAGTAACGCGTCCAGAGGACTTGGCGCTGGCGGCGTTTTATCTAACTCAATTAAACAGGTAA
- the ftsB gene encoding cell division protein FtsB, with protein sequence MGKLTLLLLVLLGWLQYSLWLGKNGIHDYVRVNDDVAVQQGNNAKLKARNDQLFAEIDDLNGGQEAIEERARNELGMIKPNETFYRLVPDQSRRTATSSSQNNVK encoded by the coding sequence ATGGGAAAACTTACGCTACTATTGCTGGTATTGCTCGGTTGGTTACAGTATTCGCTGTGGCTGGGTAAAAATGGTATTCACGATTATGTGCGCGTCAATGACGATGTTGCTGTCCAACAGGGCAATAACGCGAAGTTGAAAGCACGTAACGATCAGTTATTCGCTGAAATCGACGATCTCAACGGGGGTCAAGAAGCGATAGAAGAGCGTGCGCGCAATGAACTGGGCATGATTAAGCCCAATGAAACTTTTTACCGTTTGGTGCCCGATCAATCCAGGCGCACGGCCACGTCCTCTTCACAAAACAACGTAAAATAA
- a CDS encoding basic amino acid ABC transporter substrate-binding protein: MLKRLVIIGACLAATLSAAAFAAEATYTVGAGGTYRPFEYENSNKQLEGFDIDIIKAIAKAEGFQVKLVNTPWEGIFATLNSGDRDIIISGITITDKRKQMVDFSAPYFPAEQAIVVPHDSSVDSIAALKTLKVGVVNSSTGDIVVSDVLGKNNTAIKRFDNTPLMLQELYEDGISAAVGDVGVAKFYIKTHPEKQFKLVSDAKFERQYFGIAVAKGNEELRDKINAGLKKILADGTYAKIYQTWFDSNVPTLPAE, translated from the coding sequence ATGTTAAAACGTCTGGTTATCATTGGCGCCTGCCTGGCCGCCACGTTATCCGCCGCCGCCTTTGCGGCTGAAGCCACCTATACCGTCGGCGCCGGCGGCACTTACCGCCCATTTGAATACGAAAACAGCAACAAACAGCTGGAAGGTTTTGATATTGATATCATCAAGGCTATCGCCAAGGCAGAAGGCTTTCAGGTTAAGCTGGTGAATACGCCGTGGGAGGGCATTTTCGCCACGCTGAACTCCGGCGATCGCGATATTATCATCTCGGGGATTACCATCACCGATAAGCGTAAGCAGATGGTGGATTTTTCCGCCCCGTACTTCCCGGCGGAACAGGCGATCGTGGTGCCGCATGACTCCAGCGTTGATTCCATCGCCGCCTTGAAAACGCTGAAGGTTGGCGTGGTTAACTCCAGCACCGGTGATATCGTGGTGTCCGACGTATTGGGCAAAAACAACACGGCGATCAAACGCTTCGATAACACGCCGCTGATGCTACAGGAGCTGTATGAAGACGGCATCAGCGCTGCCGTGGGCGATGTGGGCGTCGCCAAGTTCTACATCAAAACCCACCCGGAAAAACAGTTCAAGCTGGTGTCCGACGCCAAATTTGAACGCCAGTATTTCGGCATTGCCGTCGCGAAAGGCAACGAAGAACTGCGCGATAAGATTAACGCCGGCCTGAAAAAAATCCTTGCCGATGGCACCTATGCCAAAATTTACCAAACCTGGTTCGACAGTAACGTCCCAACGCTGCCGGCTGAATAA
- a CDS encoding amino acid ABC transporter permease, protein MSAFRWEIIQEYAPLFAQGAWMTIKCTIICVLLGTTWGLILGLGRLAQAPYGIWKPILRYGVQWPVRIYISAFRGTPLFVQIMVVHFALVPLFINPRDGILVTSGLMSSDFARMLRSDYGAFLSCVVAITLNAGAYVSEIFRAGIQSLDRGQMEASRSLGMSYGKTLRRVILPQAFRRMLPPLGNNAIAIVKDSSLASAIGLADLAYAARTVSGAYATYWEPYLTISLVYWVITFLLSLLVQHMEKRFGKSDSRT, encoded by the coding sequence TTGTCTGCTTTCCGCTGGGAAATCATCCAGGAATACGCGCCACTGTTTGCCCAAGGCGCCTGGATGACCATCAAATGCACCATCATCTGCGTGCTGCTGGGCACCACCTGGGGCCTGATCCTCGGTTTGGGCCGCCTGGCACAGGCACCGTACGGCATCTGGAAACCCATTCTGCGCTACGGCGTGCAATGGCCGGTGCGCATCTATATCAGCGCCTTTCGCGGCACGCCGCTGTTCGTTCAGATCATGGTGGTGCACTTTGCGCTGGTGCCGCTGTTTATCAACCCGCGTGACGGTATCTTGGTCACCAGCGGCCTGATGAGCAGCGACTTCGCCCGCATGTTGCGCTCCGACTACGGCGCCTTCCTGTCCTGCGTGGTGGCGATTACGCTCAATGCCGGCGCTTACGTTTCGGAAATTTTCCGCGCCGGCATCCAGTCGCTGGATCGCGGACAGATGGAAGCCTCGCGCTCGCTGGGAATGAGCTATGGCAAAACCCTGCGCCGGGTGATCCTGCCGCAGGCGTTCCGCCGCATGCTGCCGCCGCTGGGCAATAACGCCATTGCCATCGTCAAGGATTCGTCTCTGGCCTCCGCCATCGGGCTGGCCGATTTGGCCTATGCCGCCCGTACCGTCTCTGGCGCTTACGCTACCTACTGGGAACCCTATCTGACCATTTCATTGGTTTATTGGGTCATCACCTTCCTGCTTTCGCTGCTGGTGCAACATATGGAAAAGAGGTTCGGCAAAAGTGATTCGCGTACATAA
- a CDS encoding amino acid ABC transporter ATP-binding protein: MIRVHNLQKQFGESHVLRGISCDIAPNEVVCIIGPSGSGKSTFLRCINALETLSGGEIDVNGFAIHDQRTDLNKMRESVGMVFQRFNLFPHMTVLENIIMAPMDVKKLSRAEATLRAEKLLRKVGLLDKTDAYPNSLSGGQQQRVAIARALAMEPKIMLFDEPTSALDPELVGEVLAVMKALAHEGMTMVVVTHEMGFAREVADRVMFIDQGIIQEEGAPQQIFTNPTNPRTRAFLSKVL; the protein is encoded by the coding sequence GTGATTCGCGTACATAATCTGCAAAAACAATTTGGTGAAAGCCACGTATTGCGTGGCATCTCCTGTGACATCGCGCCGAATGAAGTGGTGTGCATTATCGGGCCGTCCGGCTCGGGGAAAAGCACCTTCCTGCGCTGTATCAACGCGCTGGAAACGCTCTCCGGCGGCGAAATAGACGTTAACGGCTTCGCCATCCACGATCAGCGCACCGATCTCAACAAAATGCGTGAGAGCGTCGGCATGGTGTTCCAGCGGTTCAACCTGTTCCCGCACATGACGGTATTGGAAAACATCATCATGGCGCCGATGGATGTGAAAAAGCTGTCGCGCGCCGAGGCCACACTGCGGGCGGAAAAGCTACTGCGCAAAGTCGGACTGCTGGATAAAACCGATGCCTACCCAAACAGCCTGTCCGGCGGGCAGCAGCAGCGCGTCGCCATTGCCCGCGCGCTGGCGATGGAGCCGAAAATCATGCTGTTTGATGAGCCCACCTCGGCGCTGGATCCAGAGCTGGTGGGGGAAGTGCTGGCGGTAATGAAAGCGTTGGCGCATGAGGGCATGACGATGGTGGTGGTCACGCATGAAATGGGGTTTGCCCGCGAAGTGGCCGATCGGGTGATGTTTATCGATCAGGGCATTATTCAGGAAGAAGGCGCGCCGCAGCAGATTTTTACCAACCCGACCAATCCGCGTACGCGGGCATTTCTAAGCAAAGTTTTGTAA
- a CDS encoding DUF3561 family protein — protein MQNVTPILAGAKQEKEEPSYSFLGGVSGFVFYWLAFAVPFLVYGPNTLFFLLYTWPFFLALMPLSVLIGITFSMILRERQLLTLLLTGVTVMCLFWLVFSSLSGW, from the coding sequence ATGCAGAACGTTACCCCCATCTTGGCAGGCGCAAAACAGGAAAAAGAGGAGCCCTCGTACTCTTTCCTGGGCGGCGTAAGCGGCTTTGTTTTTTATTGGCTGGCCTTTGCCGTGCCGTTTTTGGTGTATGGCCCCAACACGCTGTTTTTCCTGCTCTATACCTGGCCTTTCTTCCTGGCGTTGATGCCGCTTTCCGTGCTGATTGGCATCACGTTCAGCATGATATTGCGCGAGCGCCAGCTGTTGACGCTATTGCTGACCGGTGTGACGGTAATGTGTTTATTCTGGCTGGTGTTCAGCAGCCTGAGCGGGTGGTGA
- the cysC gene encoding adenylyl-sulfate kinase, protein MADAQQRLTGPDDENVVWHPHAVTRADREARSGHQGVVLWFTGLSGSGKSTVAGALEQALHAYGVSTYLLDGDNVRHGLCRDLGFSDDDRRENIRRVGEVARLMVDAGLVVLTAFISPHRAERQMVREMLDDGRFIEVFVDTPLAICEARDPKGLYKKARAGELRNFTGIDSVYEAPQAPDIHLDGEQLVTNLVVQLLDVLRGKVIIKS, encoded by the coding sequence GTGGCCGATGCACAACAACGGCTGACCGGGCCGGATGATGAAAACGTGGTCTGGCACCCGCATGCGGTGACGCGTGCCGATCGCGAGGCGCGTAGCGGCCATCAGGGCGTGGTGCTGTGGTTTACCGGGCTTTCCGGCTCGGGGAAATCCACCGTTGCCGGCGCGTTGGAACAGGCGTTGCACGCTTACGGCGTCAGCACCTATCTGCTGGACGGTGACAACGTGCGCCACGGTTTGTGCCGCGATCTGGGGTTCTCTGACGATGACCGGCGCGAGAACATCCGCCGGGTGGGGGAAGTGGCCCGTTTGATGGTCGACGCCGGGCTGGTGGTGCTGACGGCGTTCATCTCGCCGCACCGTGCAGAGCGGCAAATGGTGCGTGAAATGCTGGATGACGGCCGGTTTATCGAAGTGTTTGTCGATACGCCGCTGGCGATTTGCGAAGCGCGCGATCCCAAAGGTTTATACAAAAAAGCCCGCGCCGGTGAACTGCGTAACTTCACCGGCATCGATTCCGTTTATGAGGCGCCGCAGGCCCCGGATATTCACCTGGATGGCGAACAATTGGTAACAAATTTGGTTGTGCAATTGTTAGACGTGCTGCGTGGTAAAGTTATTATCAAATCCTGA
- the cysN gene encoding sulfate adenylyltransferase subunit CysN, translating to MNNVIAQQIAEQGGVEAYLHAQQHKSLLRFLTCGSVDDGKSTLIGRLLHDTRQIYEDQLSTLHTDSKRLGTQGEKLDLALLVDGLQAEREQGITIDVAYRYFSTEKRKFIIADTPGHEQYTRNMATGASTCDLAILLIDARKGVLDQTRRHSFIATLLGIRHLVVAVNKMDLVDYSEAVFEQYREDYLAFAQQLPNDLDIKFVPLSALDGDNVATQSAKMPWYSGPTLLEVLETVDVISEREQQPLRFPVQYVNRPNLDFRGYAGTLSAGVVRVGQRVKVLPSGVESTVERIVTFDGDLQEAVPGEAITLVLKDEVDISRGDLLVAADETLQPVQSALVDVVWMAEQTLLPGQSYDIKVAGKKTRARVVSIRHQVEINSLTQHEVDTLPLNGIGLVELTFDEPLVLDSYQRNHDTGGLIVIDRLTNVTVGAGLIRETLQDTPAAAGEFSAFELELNALIRKHFPHWGTRDLRDLLGGK from the coding sequence ATGAACAACGTTATTGCACAACAAATTGCCGAGCAGGGCGGTGTAGAAGCCTACCTGCACGCCCAGCAACACAAAAGCCTGCTGCGCTTCCTGACCTGCGGCAGCGTCGATGACGGCAAGAGCACCCTGATCGGCCGCTTGTTGCACGATACCCGCCAGATCTATGAAGATCAGCTCTCCACGCTGCATACCGACAGCAAGCGCCTGGGCACGCAGGGCGAAAAGCTCGATCTGGCGCTGCTGGTGGACGGCCTGCAGGCCGAGCGCGAGCAGGGCATCACCATTGACGTAGCGTATCGCTATTTCTCAACCGAAAAGCGCAAATTTATCATTGCCGATACCCCGGGCCATGAGCAGTACACCCGCAACATGGCCACCGGCGCTTCCACCTGCGATCTGGCGATCCTGCTGATCGATGCGCGCAAGGGGGTGTTGGATCAAACCCGGCGCCATAGCTTTATCGCCACGCTGCTTGGCATCCGCCATTTGGTGGTGGCGGTGAACAAGATGGACCTGGTGGATTACAGCGAAGCGGTTTTTGAACAGTACCGCGAGGATTATCTGGCCTTTGCGCAGCAACTGCCCAACGATCTGGACATCAAGTTTGTGCCCCTGTCGGCGTTGGATGGCGATAATGTAGCGACTCAAAGCGCAAAAATGCCGTGGTACAGCGGCCCAACGCTGCTGGAAGTGCTGGAAACCGTGGACGTCATCAGCGAGCGTGAACAGCAGCCGCTGCGCTTCCCGGTGCAGTACGTTAACCGCCCGAACCTGGATTTCCGCGGCTATGCCGGCACGCTGTCCGCCGGTGTGGTGCGCGTCGGCCAGCGGGTGAAGGTGCTGCCTTCCGGCGTGGAATCGACCGTCGAGCGCATCGTCACCTTTGATGGCGATCTGCAGGAAGCGGTGCCTGGTGAAGCGATCACCCTGGTGCTGAAGGACGAAGTTGATATCAGCCGTGGCGATTTGCTGGTCGCCGCCGATGAAACGCTCCAGCCGGTGCAAAGCGCGTTGGTGGACGTGGTGTGGATGGCGGAGCAAACCTTGCTGCCGGGGCAAAGCTACGATATCAAAGTGGCCGGCAAGAAAACCCGCGCCCGGGTGGTGAGCATCCGTCATCAGGTTGAGATTAACTCTCTGACCCAGCACGAGGTGGACACGCTGCCGCTGAACGGTATTGGGCTGGTGGAGCTGACGTTTGACGAGCCGCTGGTGCTTGATAGTTATCAGCGCAACCACGACACCGGCGGCCTGATCGTTATCGATCGCCTGACCAACGTGACCGTGGGCGCCGGGTTGATCCGCGAAACGCTGCAGGATACTCCCGCCGCGGCCGGCGAATTCAGCGCGTTTGAGCTGGAACTTAATGCCTTGATCCGCAAACATTTCCCGCACTGGGGTACGCGCGATCTGCGTGATTTGCTTGGGGGAAAATAA